The genomic interval GTTAGCGATGGTGAGCCGACAATGGATCCGTCCGTTACGGGAAGACTACAAACGACGACGGCATGACAGAAATGTAGTGATCAATACCGCATTCGAGGAGAAGGTCAGTATCGTTTACTACTATCCGAACATGAAACCAGACATCATCGATTCACTAATCGACAACGATTATCGCGGCATCGTGATTGCCGGTACTGGACTCGGACACGTCAATAAACCACTCTACCCCGCGCTCAAACGTGCCAAGGAAAAAGGGATTGCTGTTTACATGACAGTACAAACCTTGTGGGGTTATGTACAGATGTATGTGTACGATACCGGGCGCGACATGATGGAGTTAGGTGTAATACCAATGGCGAATATGCTGCCGGAAGTCGCTTACATGAAGTTATGTTGGGCGTTAGGCCAATCGGAAGACCCGGCAGATGTCCGAAAGATTATGTTTACCCCGATTGCGGGAGAGATTACCGACCGCGAGCCGAGCAACGGGTACTTAATCATGCAAGGTGGCATTCCGGAAGTCGAAGAATTTATCTCAAAGGTGAGAAAGTAAGCGGCTATGAAGCATTTTTTGGTCGAAGTCACCTACACTGCCTCGATTGCTGAAGTGGAAGCGGTCGTTCCCGCTCACCGCGTGTTTCTCGATGAGGGTTACCGAGCAGGGTTGTTGCTGATGTCAGGGCCACAAGAACCGTTGGTCGGAGGAATGGTTGTCGCCCGGGCGGAAAACCGCGAAGCAATCGAAGCGTTTTTTCAACGTGATCCATATACAGTGCAGCAGGTTGCGAGCCATCGGGTGGTTGAATTCATTCCTGTGAAGCATCAGAGTTTTTTGAAAGACTGGATAGGCAAATAGTCTTTGCTGAACCGACGTTTAGAGATGTTTCACGAGATTGGCATAACGGATGTTTTAATGTTATCTTTACTATTGCCATTACGAAGCGGCATGATTACCGACCGGGTAACTCGTAACCGTCTTTCATTTTTATTCCACAAACAGTTTTTCGATTCGCCAACCGAATAAATCCGGAGAGTTTTCTTATGGATATCTTCCAGGAATCCCTCGAATACCATGCCCGCGGCAGAAAAGGGAAAATCGAAGTCGTTCCGACCAAACCGTGTAAAACCCAGCGTGACCTATCACTGGCATACTCCCCCGGTGTCGCGGAACCGTGTCTTCATATTGCCAAGGATCCATCACTAGCCTACCAGTATACCGCGAAAGGAAATCTGGTCGCAGTTTTATCGAATGGTACCGCAGTACTTGGACTTGGGAATATCGGCGCTCTTGCTGGTAAACCCGTGATGGAAGGCAAAGGTGTTTTGTTCAAGCGATTTGCCGATATCGACGTATTCGACATTGAAGTTAACTCGCTCGATCCCGACGCAATCATCAAATTCTGCCAAATGATCGAACCGACCTTCGGCGGTATCAATCTGGAAGACATTTCTGCCCCGGACTGTTTCTACATCGAAGAAGTTTGCAAAGCGACGATGAATATTCCGGTGTTTCACGACGATCAACACGGAACCGCGATTATCTCAGGCGCTGCGCTAATCAATGCTATCGAGTTGGTAGGTAAAGACATCTCGAAAGTGAAAGTGGTATTTAATGGTGCAGGAGCCTCCGGTATTGCCTGTGCGCGGATGTACGAAACGCTTGGCGTTAGTCACGAAAATGTCGTCCTATGCGATACAAAAGGCGCGTTATATTTCGGTCGCGAAGATCTTGATCCGGCACATCCGAAGTACAACAAATACAAGGCATACTTCGCTTCAGACACCAAAGCCCGCACATTAGCGGAAGCCTTGGACGGCGCTGACGTATTCTGTGGTTGCTCGGTTGCTAACGTTGTGACCAAAGAAATGATCAAGAAAATGACCAAAGACCCGATCATTTTTGCGATGGCAAATCCGACACCGGAAATCTCATATCCCGATGCTATCGAAGCTCGTCCCGATTGCATCATGGCAACCGGTCGCAGTGATTATCCGAACCAAGTGAACAACGTTCTTGGCTTCCCGTTCATTTTCCGTGGTGCATTGGATACCCATGCATCGCAGATTAACGAAGAAATGAAGAAAGCGGCTACCCAAGCGTTAGCACGCTT from bacterium carries:
- a CDS encoding YciI family protein, encoding MKHFLVEVTYTASIAEVEAVVPAHRVFLDEGYRAGLLLMSGPQEPLVGGMVVARAENREAIEAFFQRDPYTVQQVASHRVVEFIPVKHQSFLKDWIGK
- a CDS encoding NADP-dependent malic enzyme (NADP-dependent; catalyzes the oxidative decarboxylation of malate to form pyruvate; decarboxylates oxaloacetate); the encoded protein is MDIFQESLEYHARGRKGKIEVVPTKPCKTQRDLSLAYSPGVAEPCLHIAKDPSLAYQYTAKGNLVAVLSNGTAVLGLGNIGALAGKPVMEGKGVLFKRFADIDVFDIEVNSLDPDAIIKFCQMIEPTFGGINLEDISAPDCFYIEEVCKATMNIPVFHDDQHGTAIISGAALINAIELVGKDISKVKVVFNGAGASGIACARMYETLGVSHENVVLCDTKGALYFGREDLDPAHPKYNKYKAYFASDTKARTLAEALDGADVFCGCSVANVVTKEMIKKMTKDPIIFAMANPTPEISYPDAIEARPDCIMATGRSDYPNQVNNVLGFPFIFRGALDTHASQINEEMKKAATQALAR
- the gatD gene encoding Glu-tRNA(Gln) amidotransferase subunit GatD, which produces IVIGHGTDTMHHTAAILSFMVQNSPVPIVMVGSQRSSDRPSSDAALNLMHSVKAAAESDLAEVMVCMFGPTSDDYGLLHRGTRVRKMHSSYRSTFRTIGDIPLAMVSRQWIRPLREDYKRRRHDRNVVINTAFEEKVSIVYYYPNMKPDIIDSLIDNDYRGIVIAGTGLGHVNKPLYPALKRAKEKGIAVYMTVQTLWGYVQMYVYDTGRDMMELGVIPMANMLPEVAYMKLCWALGQSEDPADVRKIMFTPIAGEITDREPSNGYLIMQGGIPEVEEFISKVRK